From one Trifolium pratense cultivar HEN17-A07 linkage group LG1, ARS_RC_1.1, whole genome shotgun sequence genomic stretch:
- the LOC123902644 gene encoding membrane magnesium transporter-like isoform X4, with product MGLGFAIGFIGVLILFHAAYSTIQYRTLLKITEEEFSGSPLNVVIELSLGLLLCTWAALTVPGKFLCILPHSEENRILLLSEPFIYDEVGTRTM from the exons ATGGGTTTAGGTTTCGCTATTGGATTCATCGGTGTTCTCATTCTATTTCACGCCGCTTATTCAACCATCCAAT ATAGGACTTTGTTGAAGATTACAGAAGAAGAGTTTTCTGGATCTCCTTTGAAT GTTGTGATTGAACTGTCTTTAGGATTATTGCTTTGTACTTGGGCTGCTTTGACTGTGCCAGGGAAGTTTTTGTGCATCCTCCCTCATTCTGAAGAGAATAG GATTTTACTACTATCAGAGccatttatttatgatgag GTGGGAACAAGAACAATGTGA
- the LOC123902644 gene encoding membrane magnesium transporter-like isoform X3, whose protein sequence is MGLGFAIGFIGVLILFHAAYSTIQYRTLLKITEEEFSGSPLNVVIELSLGLLLCTWAALTVPGKFLCILPHSEENRILLLSEPFIYDEVNKLLELG, encoded by the exons ATGGGTTTAGGTTTCGCTATTGGATTCATCGGTGTTCTCATTCTATTTCACGCCGCTTATTCAACCATCCAAT ATAGGACTTTGTTGAAGATTACAGAAGAAGAGTTTTCTGGATCTCCTTTGAAT GTTGTGATTGAACTGTCTTTAGGATTATTGCTTTGTACTTGGGCTGCTTTGACTGTGCCAGGGAAGTTTTTGTGCATCCTCCCTCATTCTGAAGAGAATAG GATTTTACTACTATCAGAGccatttatttatgatgag GTGAATAAGTTGCTTGAGCTTGGTTAG
- the LOC123902644 gene encoding membrane magnesium transporter-like isoform X1, whose product MGLGFAIGFIGVLILFHAAYSTIQYRTLLKITEEEFSGSPLNVVIELSLGLLLCTWAALTVPGKFLCILPHSEENRILLLSEPFIYDEVGRQPQADHTYVNDLLKS is encoded by the exons ATGGGTTTAGGTTTCGCTATTGGATTCATCGGTGTTCTCATTCTATTTCACGCCGCTTATTCAACCATCCAAT ATAGGACTTTGTTGAAGATTACAGAAGAAGAGTTTTCTGGATCTCCTTTGAAT GTTGTGATTGAACTGTCTTTAGGATTATTGCTTTGTACTTGGGCTGCTTTGACTGTGCCAGGGAAGTTTTTGTGCATCCTCCCTCATTCTGAAGAGAATAG GATTTTACTACTATCAGAGccatttatttatgatgagGTAGGCAGACAGCCACAAGCTGACCATACTTATGTGAATGATTTGCTTAAATCTTGA
- the LOC123902644 gene encoding membrane magnesium transporter-like isoform X2: MGLGFAIGFIGVLILFHAAYSTIQYRTLLKITEEEFSGSPLNVVIELSLGLLLCTWAALTVPGKFLCILPHSEENRIVSLPSNMDFMIFNHRGKIFPVELN, translated from the exons ATGGGTTTAGGTTTCGCTATTGGATTCATCGGTGTTCTCATTCTATTTCACGCCGCTTATTCAACCATCCAAT ATAGGACTTTGTTGAAGATTACAGAAGAAGAGTTTTCTGGATCTCCTTTGAAT GTTGTGATTGAACTGTCTTTAGGATTATTGCTTTGTACTTGGGCTGCTTTGACTGTGCCAGGGAAGTTTTTGTGCATCCTCCCTCATTCTGAAGAGAATAG GATTGTTTCTTTACCTTCCAACATGGACTTCATGATCTTCAACCATCGAGGCAAAATATTTCCGGTTGAATTGAACTAG